A stretch of the Mycolicibacterium celeriflavum genome encodes the following:
- a CDS encoding LCP family protein yields MSDGDNATPGPGDPTGGDNQWLTRSQRPAAGSAPWERRGVSRPSARSDPLAADADDPADGESTGNHTDGVTVADLIAKLSGDTAVPPELRRRRREPEPPAPTERPAPPAPPSPPSPPTEIIEAVPGPDAPAETEADDTEILPVLHDHPDLPDLALVRRPSRVPAAHSATRRTHSKPRRSRRRAVIAGRAVTAVLAVLALALTGGAWQWQTAKNNMLNRISALDPDSRDILDPNAQFGDENFLIVGVDSRIGENSDMGAGTTEDAAGARSDTVMLVNIPANRERVVAVSFPRDLAIEPMKCEPWDPKTRTYGPITDPDSPMYGAEEVYTEYKLNSAYAVGGPKCLVKVIQKMSGLSINRFMAVDFAGFSKMVDALGGVEVCSTTPLEDYELGTVLPKAGRQIVDGHTALQYVRARQVTTETNGDYGRIKRQQLFLSSLMRELISKEVFFSLSKLNNVVNMFINDSYVDNMDTKDLVRLGQSIQGIAAGRITFLTVPTTGYMDEYGNEHLREEDTRAIFDAIINDDPLPEEKNADNTPVPGTPESMSAQPESAAPTHDSAPSSELVDAITTNPADITVQVSNSTGESGLAATAASELETHGFNVTTPDDYPDPLDSTTVFFSPGNEEAAATVASSFANPMIERVSGMGDTVRVVLGSDFYTVNAPSPSGSPVQVQVVRGTHSTPTQLPEDLAVTNAADTTCE; encoded by the coding sequence ATGAGTGACGGCGACAACGCCACTCCTGGCCCCGGGGACCCGACCGGCGGGGACAACCAATGGCTCACCCGAAGCCAGCGACCGGCGGCTGGTTCGGCGCCGTGGGAGCGTCGGGGCGTCTCCCGACCATCTGCCAGGTCAGACCCATTGGCAGCCGACGCCGACGACCCTGCCGATGGTGAGTCCACCGGTAACCACACCGACGGCGTCACCGTCGCCGACCTGATCGCGAAGCTGTCGGGCGACACCGCGGTCCCGCCGGAGTTGCGCCGTCGGCGCCGCGAACCCGAACCACCGGCCCCCACCGAACGCCCCGCACCCCCTGCACCGCCGTCACCGCCGTCACCGCCCACCGAGATCATCGAGGCGGTGCCCGGACCGGACGCGCCCGCCGAGACCGAGGCGGACGACACCGAGATCCTGCCGGTGCTGCACGACCATCCGGACCTTCCCGACCTGGCGCTGGTGCGCCGCCCGAGCAGGGTGCCGGCGGCGCACTCGGCCACGCGTCGCACGCATTCGAAACCGCGCCGCAGTCGGCGCAGGGCGGTCATCGCCGGACGTGCGGTCACAGCCGTGCTCGCCGTGCTGGCCCTCGCGCTGACCGGCGGGGCATGGCAGTGGCAGACCGCCAAGAACAACATGCTCAACCGGATCTCCGCGCTAGACCCGGACTCCCGCGACATCCTCGACCCGAACGCGCAGTTCGGTGACGAGAACTTCCTGATCGTCGGCGTCGACAGCCGGATCGGCGAGAACAGCGACATGGGCGCGGGCACCACCGAGGACGCCGCGGGCGCGCGGTCAGACACCGTGATGCTGGTGAACATCCCGGCGAACCGGGAACGTGTTGTGGCCGTGTCGTTTCCGCGTGACCTCGCGATCGAGCCGATGAAGTGCGAGCCGTGGGATCCCAAAACCCGCACGTATGGACCCATCACCGATCCGGACTCGCCGATGTACGGGGCCGAGGAGGTCTATACGGAGTACAAGCTGAACTCCGCGTACGCCGTCGGTGGCCCCAAGTGTCTGGTCAAGGTCATCCAGAAGATGTCGGGTCTGTCGATAAACCGGTTCATGGCGGTCGATTTCGCTGGCTTCTCCAAGATGGTCGACGCTCTCGGCGGCGTTGAAGTGTGTAGCACCACACCGCTCGAGGACTACGAACTCGGCACAGTGCTGCCGAAGGCCGGCCGCCAGATCGTCGACGGGCACACGGCACTGCAGTACGTGCGCGCCCGCCAGGTGACCACCGAAACCAACGGCGACTACGGGCGAATCAAACGTCAGCAGCTGTTCCTGTCCTCGCTGATGCGCGAGCTGATTTCGAAGGAAGTGTTCTTCTCGCTGTCGAAGCTCAACAACGTCGTCAACATGTTCATCAACGACAGCTACGTCGACAACATGGACACCAAGGACCTTGTCAGGCTCGGCCAGTCGATCCAGGGCATCGCGGCGGGCCGGATCACGTTCCTGACCGTCCCGACGACGGGCTACATGGACGAATACGGCAACGAACATCTGCGCGAGGAGGACACGCGCGCGATCTTCGACGCGATCATCAACGACGATCCGCTGCCCGAGGAGAAGAACGCCGACAACACCCCGGTGCCGGGCACACCCGAGTCGATGAGCGCCCAGCCCGAGTCGGCGGCGCCGACCCACGATTCAGCACCGTCGAGCGAACTGGTCGACGCGATCACCACGAATCCGGCCGACATCACGGTTCAGGTGTCGAACTCCACCGGCGAGAGCGGACTTGCCGCGACCGCAGCCAGCGAACTGGAGACGCACGGTTTCAACGTCACCACCCCCGACGACTACCCCGATCCGCTGGACTCGACGACGGTGTTCTTCTCGCCGGGCAATGAAGAGGCGGCCGCGACGGTGGCCTCCTCCTTCGCCAACCCGATGATCGAGCGGGTCTCGGGTATGGGCGACACCGTGCGCGTGGTGCTGGGCAGCGACTTCTACACGGTGAACGCTCCGTCGCCGAGCGGGTCGCCGGTCCAGGTGCAGGTCGTCCGCGGCACCCATAGCACTCCGACGCAGCTTCCCGAGGATCTCGCGGTCACCAACGCCGCCGACACCACCTGCGAGTAG
- a CDS encoding winged helix-turn-helix transcriptional regulator — protein MDLLLLTVDPHPESVLPSLSLLPHTVRTAPTEVSSLLEAGSADVAIVDARTDLAAARGLCRLLGTTGTSVPVVAVVSEGGLVAVSVEWGLDEILLPGTGPAEIDARLRLLVGRRGGMANQENVGKISLGELVIDEGTYTARLRGRPLDLTYKEFELLKYLAQHAGRVFTRAQLLQEVWGYDFFGGTRTVDVHVRRLRAKLGPEYESLIGTVRNVGYKAVRPARGRAPAPGAEVPDDIDGGDYEAPATIPESLADPLRSP, from the coding sequence TTGGATCTACTGCTACTGACCGTCGACCCACACCCCGAGTCGGTGCTGCCGTCGTTGTCGCTGCTTCCTCACACCGTGCGGACCGCGCCGACCGAGGTCTCCTCGCTGCTCGAGGCCGGCAGCGCGGACGTCGCGATCGTCGACGCGCGCACCGACCTGGCCGCTGCCCGCGGATTGTGCCGGCTGCTGGGCACCACCGGAACCTCGGTGCCGGTGGTGGCCGTCGTCAGCGAGGGCGGCCTGGTTGCCGTCAGCGTCGAGTGGGGTCTCGACGAGATCCTGCTGCCCGGCACCGGCCCCGCCGAGATCGACGCGCGGCTGCGGCTGCTGGTCGGGCGTCGGGGCGGGATGGCCAACCAGGAGAACGTCGGCAAGATCAGCCTCGGCGAATTGGTGATCGACGAGGGCACCTACACCGCACGCCTCCGCGGCCGCCCGCTCGATCTCACCTACAAGGAATTCGAGTTGCTCAAGTATCTGGCCCAGCACGCCGGCCGGGTGTTCACCCGCGCACAACTGCTGCAGGAGGTGTGGGGCTACGACTTCTTCGGCGGCACCCGCACGGTCGACGTACACGTGCGACGGCTGCGCGCCAAGCTCGGCCCGGAGTACGAGTCGCTGATCGGCACCGTGCGCAACGTCGGCTACAAGGCGGTCCGCCCGGCGCGCGGCCGTGCGCCCGCCCCGGGCGCAGAGGTGCCCGACGACATCGACGGCGGCGATTACGAGGCGCCCGCCACGATCCCCGAATCGCTGGCCGACCCGCTGCGAAGTCCGTGA
- the mshD gene encoding mycothiol synthase: MTEFLWRTGLSDDEQRRIRDLIAAATAADGVAPVGEQVLRELPHDRTRHLVARDDDDVVGYLNLSAGDGSAMAELVVHPRARRRGIGSALVGAGLAEGGDDARVWAHGNLEEARATAASLGLAVVRELLQMRRPLTDLPPTPAPDGIRITTYSGPADDAALLRVNNAAFAWHPEQSGWTEAEIAERRGEPWFDPDGLFLAVDEDTGEMLGFHWTKVHSADLGEVYVVGVDPTAQGRGLGAALTLTGLHHLAARLSQSAHPTVMLYVEADNSAAVKTYRKLGFDIFSVDAAYAARSPR, from the coding sequence GTGACGGAATTCCTGTGGCGCACCGGGCTTTCCGACGATGAGCAGCGCCGCATCCGGGACTTGATCGCAGCGGCCACGGCCGCCGACGGCGTCGCCCCGGTCGGGGAGCAGGTGCTGCGTGAGCTCCCGCACGACCGGACCCGGCACCTGGTGGCCCGCGACGACGACGACGTCGTCGGCTATCTGAATCTGTCAGCCGGTGACGGGTCCGCGATGGCGGAACTGGTTGTGCACCCCCGGGCCAGGCGCCGCGGAATCGGATCGGCTCTGGTGGGCGCCGGCCTGGCCGAAGGCGGCGACGACGCCCGGGTGTGGGCGCACGGCAACCTGGAGGAGGCGCGCGCCACCGCGGCCTCGCTCGGGCTGGCCGTCGTGCGCGAACTGCTGCAGATGCGACGGCCGCTGACCGACCTGCCGCCGACACCGGCGCCCGACGGCATCCGCATCACCACCTACTCCGGTCCCGCCGACGACGCCGCGCTGCTGCGCGTCAACAACGCCGCGTTCGCCTGGCACCCCGAGCAGAGTGGCTGGACCGAAGCCGAGATCGCCGAGCGCCGAGGCGAACCGTGGTTCGACCCGGACGGGTTGTTCCTCGCAGTCGACGAGGACACCGGCGAGATGCTCGGATTCCACTGGACCAAGGTTCACAGCGCCGATCTGGGGGAGGTCTATGTGGTGGGCGTGGACCCAACGGCGCAGGGCCGCGGCCTGGGCGCTGCGCTGACCCTGACCGGTCTTCACCACCTCGCCGCGCGACTGTCGCAAAGCGCACACCCCACGGTCATGCTTTACGTCGAGGCAGATAACTCGGCGGCCGTGAAGACCTACCGGAAACTGGGTTTCGACATCTTCTCGGTGGACGCCGCGTACGCCGCGCGTTCCCCGCGCTAG
- the pstB gene encoding phosphate ABC transporter ATP-binding protein PstB — protein MAKRLDLKDVNIFYGSFHAVADVSLAVPPRNVTAFIGPSGCGKSTVLRTLNRMHEVIPGARVEGSVLLDGEDIYAPGVDPVGVRKTIGMVFQRPNPFPTMSIRDNVVAGLKLQGVRNKKTLDEVAERSLRGANLWNEVKDRLDKPGGGLSGGQQQRLCIARAIAVQPDVLLMDEPCSALDPISTLAIEDLIATLKQEFTIVIVTHNMQQAARVSDQTAFFNLEATGKPGRLIEIDDTEKIFSNPTQKATEDYISGRFG, from the coding sequence ATGGCCAAGCGTTTGGACCTCAAGGACGTCAACATCTTCTACGGCTCGTTTCACGCCGTCGCCGACGTCTCGCTGGCCGTTCCGCCCCGCAATGTGACGGCGTTCATCGGTCCGTCGGGCTGCGGCAAGTCGACGGTGCTGCGGACACTGAACCGCATGCACGAAGTGATCCCGGGCGCGCGGGTCGAGGGGTCGGTGCTGCTCGACGGTGAGGACATCTACGCCCCGGGGGTGGACCCGGTCGGTGTCCGCAAGACGATCGGCATGGTGTTCCAGCGGCCGAACCCGTTCCCCACCATGTCGATTCGCGACAACGTCGTAGCCGGGCTCAAGCTCCAAGGCGTCCGCAACAAGAAGACGCTCGACGAGGTGGCCGAGCGCTCGCTGCGGGGCGCCAACCTCTGGAATGAGGTCAAGGACCGGCTGGACAAGCCCGGCGGCGGGCTGTCCGGCGGCCAGCAGCAGCGGTTGTGCATCGCCCGGGCGATCGCCGTGCAACCCGACGTGCTGCTGATGGACGAGCCGTGCTCGGCGCTCGACCCGATCTCCACGCTGGCGATCGAGGATCTGATCGCCACGCTCAAGCAGGAGTTCACGATCGTCATCGTCACGCACAACATGCAGCAGGCCGCTCGGGTGAGTGATCAGACGGCATTCTTCAACCTCGAGGCCACAGGCAAGCCGGGACGCCTGATCGAGATCGACGACACCGAGAAGATCTTCTCGAACCCGACACAGAAGGCCACCGAGGACTACATCTCCGGTCGGTTCGGCTGA
- the phoU gene encoding phosphate signaling complex protein PhoU: MRTAYHEQLDALTSQLGEMCGLAGAAMERATQALLQADLVLAEQVITDHEQIAAMSARAEEAAFVLLALQAPVAGDLRAIVGSIQIVADVDRMGALALHVAKIARRRHPQHALPEEVNGYFAEMGRLAVELGNSAQEVLVTRDPEKAALIGEEDDAMDDLHRHLFTVLMDKEWKHGVAAAVDVTLLGRFYERFADHAVEVARRVIFQVTGKHPAEEEIPAPR; the protein is encoded by the coding sequence ATGCGTACCGCGTACCACGAGCAGTTGGATGCCCTGACCAGTCAGCTAGGCGAGATGTGCGGGCTGGCCGGCGCAGCGATGGAACGCGCGACCCAGGCCCTGTTGCAGGCCGATCTGGTGCTGGCCGAACAGGTCATCACCGACCACGAACAGATCGCCGCGATGAGCGCGCGCGCCGAGGAGGCGGCGTTCGTGCTGCTCGCGCTGCAGGCGCCGGTCGCCGGGGACCTTCGCGCGATTGTGGGCTCGATCCAGATCGTCGCGGACGTGGACCGCATGGGCGCGCTGGCACTGCACGTCGCCAAGATCGCTCGTCGCCGCCACCCCCAGCACGCCCTGCCCGAAGAGGTCAACGGCTACTTCGCCGAAATGGGCCGTCTCGCAGTCGAACTGGGTAATAGTGCCCAGGAGGTGCTGGTCACCCGCGACCCAGAGAAGGCGGCCCTGATCGGCGAAGAAGACGATGCGATGGACGATCTGCACCGCCATCTGTTCACCGTGCTGATGGACAAGGAGTGGAAGCACGGGGTGGCCGCAGCGGTCGACGTGACCCTGCTGGGCCGCTTCTACGAGCGGTTCGCCGACCACGCCGTCGAGGTCGCCCGCCGGGTGATCTTCCAGGTCACCGGTAAGCATCCGGCGGAAGAGGAGATTCCCGCGCCGCGCTGA
- the pstS gene encoding phosphate ABC transporter substrate-binding protein PstS, producing the protein MKLNLGKTLGTTLSVTAIAALTLSACGSDNNAGTSPTGGTGAASAAECGGKDSVTAEGSTAQQNAIAEFNKVWGQLCAGKNLSYNPTGSGAGREQFIAKQVDFAGSDSALKGDQVKQAAERCGGNPAWNLPLVFGPVALAYNLEGVDNLVLNADLLAKIFQGQITNWNDPAIGALNAGTNLPDTPVTPIYRSDSSGTTDNFQKYLATAAPQSWTKGQGSEFQGGAGEGAQKSAGVVQAVEATPGAIGYVEKGFADQAGAPYAQIDSGAGAVALTDESAKKAIDAVKFAAEGNDLTLDLDSLYGTEEPGAYPLVLATYEIVCSKGYDAETSAAVKSFLTVAANEGQQNLSPAGYVPLPDRFKERLLTSIEAIA; encoded by the coding sequence GTGAAGCTCAACCTTGGCAAGACTCTCGGAACCACGCTCTCGGTGACCGCGATCGCCGCGTTGACCCTGTCCGCGTGCGGCAGCGACAACAACGCCGGCACATCCCCGACGGGCGGCACCGGGGCGGCGTCGGCCGCGGAGTGCGGTGGCAAGGATTCCGTCACCGCCGAGGGCTCGACAGCTCAGCAGAACGCGATCGCCGAGTTCAACAAGGTCTGGGGCCAGCTGTGTGCGGGCAAGAACCTGTCGTACAACCCCACCGGCTCGGGCGCTGGTCGCGAGCAGTTCATCGCCAAGCAGGTCGACTTCGCCGGGTCCGATTCGGCGCTCAAAGGCGACCAGGTCAAGCAAGCCGCCGAGCGTTGCGGCGGCAACCCGGCGTGGAACCTCCCGCTGGTGTTCGGCCCCGTCGCGCTGGCCTACAACCTCGAGGGCGTCGACAACCTCGTGCTCAACGCTGACCTGCTCGCCAAGATCTTCCAGGGCCAGATCACCAACTGGAACGATCCCGCGATCGGCGCGCTGAACGCCGGCACCAACCTGCCGGACACCCCCGTCACCCCGATCTACCGCTCGGACTCGTCGGGCACCACCGACAACTTCCAGAAGTACCTGGCCACCGCGGCCCCTCAGAGCTGGACCAAGGGCCAGGGCAGCGAGTTCCAGGGCGGCGCCGGCGAGGGCGCCCAGAAGTCCGCGGGCGTCGTTCAGGCCGTGGAGGCCACACCCGGCGCGATCGGTTACGTGGAGAAAGGCTTCGCCGATCAGGCCGGTGCGCCGTACGCTCAAATCGACAGTGGCGCAGGGGCTGTCGCGTTGACCGACGAATCGGCCAAGAAGGCGATCGACGCCGTGAAGTTCGCCGCCGAGGGCAATGACCTGACGCTGGACCTGGACTCGCTGTACGGTACCGAGGAGCCGGGCGCCTACCCGCTGGTGCTCGCCACCTACGAGATCGTGTGCTCGAAGGGCTACGACGCGGAGACGTCGGCGGCGGTCAAGTCGTTCCTGACGGTCGCCGCGAACGAGGGGCAGCAGAATCTTTCGCCGGCGGGCTACGTGCCGCTTCCGGATCGCTTCAAGGAGCGTCTGCTGACGTCCATCGAAGCTATTGCCTAG
- the pstA gene encoding phosphate ABC transporter permease PstA codes for MTATLDRPVKATTFQGVGLRRKLTNNFATVLVTLSVLIALVPLLWVLYSVIVKGFTALTSPVWFTNSQAGMTAFEAGGGVYHAIVGTLLQGLVCAVISIPIGVFVGIYLVEYGGGTRFAKVTTFMVDILTGVPSIVAALFIYALWVATLGFPRSGFAVSLSLVLLMIPVIVRATEEMLRIVPMDLREASYALGVPKWKTIARIVIPTALSGIVTGVMLALARVMGETAPLLVLVGYAQAMNFDMFDGFMGSLPGMMYDQTSAGAGANPVPTDRLWGAALTLILLIAILNIGARLLAKIFAPKKV; via the coding sequence ATGACCGCGACGCTGGACCGCCCGGTCAAAGCGACGACATTCCAAGGGGTCGGCCTTCGGCGCAAGCTGACCAACAACTTCGCGACGGTTCTGGTCACGCTGTCGGTGCTGATTGCTTTGGTGCCGCTGCTGTGGGTGCTGTACTCGGTGATCGTCAAGGGCTTCACGGCGCTGACATCACCGGTCTGGTTCACCAATTCGCAGGCGGGCATGACGGCATTCGAGGCCGGCGGCGGCGTGTACCACGCGATCGTCGGCACGCTGCTGCAGGGTTTGGTGTGCGCAGTCATCTCGATCCCGATCGGGGTGTTCGTCGGGATCTACCTCGTCGAGTACGGCGGCGGAACGCGATTCGCCAAGGTGACGACCTTCATGGTCGACATCCTCACCGGCGTTCCGTCGATCGTCGCCGCGCTGTTCATCTACGCGTTGTGGGTGGCGACGCTGGGATTCCCCCGGTCGGGGTTCGCGGTGTCGCTCTCGCTGGTGTTGTTGATGATCCCGGTCATCGTGCGCGCCACCGAGGAGATGCTGCGCATCGTTCCGATGGATCTGCGGGAAGCCAGTTACGCGCTCGGCGTCCCGAAGTGGAAGACCATTGCGCGCATTGTGATTCCGACTGCGTTGTCGGGCATCGTCACCGGCGTCATGCTGGCGCTGGCGCGCGTCATGGGTGAGACGGCACCGTTGCTGGTTCTGGTCGGCTATGCGCAGGCGATGAACTTCGACATGTTCGACGGCTTCATGGGATCGTTGCCCGGCATGATGTACGACCAGACATCGGCGGGCGCCGGCGCCAATCCTGTTCCCACCGACCGGCTGTGGGGCGCTGCGCTGACATTGATTTTGCTGATCGCCATACTCAACATCGGGGCCCGGTTGCTCGCCAAGATCTTTGCCCCCAAGAAGGTTTAG
- the pstC gene encoding phosphate ABC transporter permease subunit PstC, with amino-acid sequence MTDRLEVTIPNPADAGSGEALASPFPEPTPISTSPSRNAKERVGDRIFRGLAEGSGAFIVALIAAIGGFLLWRAIPALARNEENFFLYGGNWITTDTSAMHFGILDLLQVTVFVSVFALVLAMPVALGIAIFLTQYAPRRVGGPLGYMVDLLAAVPSIIYGVWGLYVLAPVLKPVALWLNENLGWLFLFKSGTASVAGGGTIFTAGIVLAVMILPIITAVTREVFIQTPRGQIEAALALGATRWEVVRTTVLPFGMSGYISGAMLGLGRALGETIALLIILRGTQEAFGWSLFDGGYTFASLIAATASEFNDQYKAGAYIAAGLVLFILTFVVNSLARAAVAGKAAK; translated from the coding sequence ATGACCGATAGGCTCGAAGTGACAATCCCCAATCCGGCCGACGCGGGATCGGGTGAAGCGCTTGCTTCACCCTTTCCCGAGCCGACTCCCATCTCCACCAGCCCGTCGAGGAACGCCAAAGAGCGTGTCGGCGACCGCATCTTCCGCGGATTGGCGGAGGGGTCCGGCGCGTTCATCGTCGCGCTGATCGCGGCGATCGGCGGATTCCTGCTGTGGCGCGCGATTCCGGCGCTGGCACGCAACGAGGAGAACTTCTTCCTCTACGGCGGCAACTGGATCACCACCGACACGTCGGCGATGCACTTCGGCATCCTCGACCTGCTGCAGGTGACGGTGTTCGTGTCGGTGTTCGCGCTGGTGCTCGCCATGCCTGTGGCACTGGGCATCGCAATCTTTTTGACCCAGTACGCGCCCCGCCGGGTGGGCGGTCCGCTCGGATACATGGTCGACCTGCTCGCCGCGGTACCGTCGATCATCTACGGCGTCTGGGGGCTTTACGTCCTTGCGCCCGTTCTGAAACCGGTCGCGTTGTGGCTCAACGAGAATCTCGGCTGGCTGTTTCTCTTCAAGTCCGGAACCGCGTCGGTGGCCGGTGGTGGCACCATCTTCACCGCCGGAATCGTGCTGGCGGTGATGATCTTGCCGATAATCACCGCGGTGACAAGGGAAGTGTTCATTCAGACACCGCGGGGTCAGATCGAGGCGGCGCTGGCGCTGGGCGCGACCCGCTGGGAGGTGGTGCGGACCACCGTGTTGCCGTTCGGCATGTCGGGCTACATCAGCGGCGCCATGCTCGGCCTCGGCCGTGCGCTCGGTGAGACGATCGCGCTGCTGATCATCCTGCGTGGCACGCAGGAAGCATTCGGGTGGTCGCTGTTCGACGGCGGATACACCTTCGCCAGCCTGATCGCCGCCACGGCAAGCGAATTCAACGATCAGTACAAGGCGGGTGCCTACATCGCGGCCGGTCTGGTCCTGTTCATCCTGACGTTCGTGGTGAACTCGCTGGCGCGCGCCGCGGTCGCCGGGAAGGCAGCGAAATGA